In the genome of Nymphaea colorata isolate Beijing-Zhang1983 chromosome 9, ASM883128v2, whole genome shotgun sequence, one region contains:
- the LOC116260344 gene encoding polygalacturonate 4-alpha-galacturonosyltransferase-like: MALRRGPSGVGGQRSRAATFRVSLAAFLVVSVIAPLCFLVIRGKGSASYGHMDFLTDPNGQPLDWRKKLAMQHINSLFSQEVVDIIKANLDDSGPLSLNISRPNGLPSSWVYVNSDSAGKQDAFIDGRKATEQETPKNKDIKEASQKDIKEAVPDHPEATDTPIKIARRVLRQKRKEKRAAELVQYNSEATVKLENAAIERSKAVDSAVLGKYNIWRKENVNENSDTTVRAIRDQIIMAEVYAGIAKSKNRLDLYEELMLRLKESQRSLGETSIDADLTRSPIEKMKLMGDTLSKSRMRLHDCGLVTQKLRAMLQAADEQVRSLKKQSIFLSQLAAKTIPNAIHCLSMRLAIAYYLLPPEKRKFPNTEKLEDPTLYHYALFSDNVLAASVVVNSTIMNAKEPEKHVFHLVTDKLNFGAMNMWFLLNPPGNATIHVENVDEFRWLNSSYCPVLKQLESASMKEYYFKADHPTTLSAGSSNLKYRNPKYLSMLNHLRFYLPQVYPKLDKILFLDDDIVVQKDLTPLWSVDLKGKVNGAVETCGQSFHRFDKYLNFSNPHISRHFSPNACGWAYGMNVFDLKEWKKRDITGIYHKWQNMNEGRTLWKLGTLPPGLITFYGLTQPLDKSWHVLGLGYNPTVDRSEIENAAVVHYNGNMKPWLDIAMTKYRPYWTKYIKYDHPMLKTCKLSE; the protein is encoded by the exons ATGGCGTTGAGACGGGGGCCGTCTGGCGTCGGCGGCCAGAGGAGCAGGGCCGCGACTTTTCGGGTTTCGCTCGCGGCTTTTCTCGTCGTCTCCGTCATAGCGCCTCTTTGCTTCTTGGTCATCAGAGGAAAAGGCTCCGCGTCGTACG GTCATATGGATTTTTTGACTGATCCCAACGGACAG CCATTGGATTGGAGGAAAAAGCTGGCTATGCAGCACATTAATTCCCTGTTTTCTCAAGAG GTTGTTGATATCATCAAAGCCAACTTAGATGACTCTGGTCCTCTCAGTCTTAATATTTCAAGGCCTAATGGGTTGCCTTCTTCATGGGTGTATGTAAATTCGGATAGTGCAGGCAAacag GATGCATTTATTGATGGTCGCAAAGCAACTGAACAAGAAACTCCGAAGAATAAAGACATAAAAGAAGCTTCTCAGAAAGATATCAAAGAAGCTGTACCTG ATCATCCTGAAGCTACTGATACTCCGATAAAGATAGCCCGAAGG GTGTTGAGAcagaagaggaaggaaaaaagggCTGCTGAACTTGTACAATATAACAGTGAAGCTACTGTCAAGCTTGAAAATGCTGCAATTGAGCGTTCAAAGGCTGTGGACTCTGCTGTACTTGGAAAATATAACATATGGAGGAAGGAGAATGTAAATGAAaactctgataccactgtaagaGCTATAAGAGACCAAATCATCATGGCTGAGGTATATGCAGGCATAGCAAAATCGAAGAATAGGCTTGATCTGTATGAGGAGCTTATGCTTCGTTTGAAAGAGAGCCAACGATCTCTAGGAGAAACTAGTATTGATGCTGATCTCACACGCAG TCCAATTGAAAAGATGAAATTAATGGGTGACACGTTATCGAAGTCCAGAATGCGTCTTCATGATTGTGGGCTGGTAACACAGAAGCTACGAGCTATGCTTCAAGCTGCAGATGAGCAGGTGAGAAGCTTAAAGAAGCAAAGCATATTTTTAAGCCAACTGGCAGCTAAGACAATTCCGAATGCAATTCATTGCTTATCCATGCGCTTGGCAATAGCATATTACTTGCTTCCTCCTGAGAAAAGGAAGTTTCCTAACACGGAAAAACTGGAGGACCCAACTTTATACCATTATGCCCTGTTCTCTGATAATGTATTGGCTGCATCAGTTGTTGTCAACTCAACAATAATGAATGCAAAG GAACCAGAAAAGCATGTGTTCCATTTGGTAACTGACAAGCTCAATTTTGGGGCCATGAATATGTGGTTTTTGCTTAATCCACCAGGAAATGCAACAATTCACgttgaaaatgttgatgagTTCAGGTGGCTGAACTCATCATATTGTCCTGTCCTGAAGCAGCTTGAATCTGCATCGATGAAAGAATACTACTTCAAAGCAGATCATCCGACCACTCTTTCGGCAGGTTCTTCCAATCTGAAGTACAGAAACCCAAAATACTTGTCCATGCTGAACCATCTGAGATTCTACCTCCCACAGGTTTATCCCAAGCTAGATAAAATCTTGTTCCTCGATGATGACATTGTGGTTCAAAAAGATTTGACGCCATTGTGGTCAGTTGATCTAAAGGGCAAAGTAAATGGGGCCGTGGAGACATGTGGACAGAGCTTTCATAGGTTTGACAAGTACCTCAATTTTTCAAACCCGCATATATCCAGGCATTTCAGTCCAAACGCCTGTGGATGGGCGTATGGCATGAATGTTTTTGACTTGAAGGAATGGAAGAAGAGGGATATCACAGGCATTTATCACAAGTGGCAAAATATG AACGAAGGCCGAACCCTCTGGAAGCTTGGAACATTGCCTCCTGGTCTTATTACATTTTATGGACTGACTCAACCTCTGGACAAGTCATGGCACGTTTTGGGGTTGGGTTACAACCCTACCGTTGATCGTTCTGAGATTGAGAATGCTGCTGTTGTACACTATAACGGGAATATGAAGCCCTGGCTGGACATTGCGATGACAAAGTACAGGCCATACTGGACCAAGTACATCAAGTATGACCACCCCATGCTTAAGACGTGCAAGCTCAGCGAGTAG